AAAGTTTTAGTCATTTATTATGAAGTTTATTTTATTATGTTTTGATTATTATGTTTTGATGCTGCAGCTAATGGAAAATATTATTCCGGTTGTGGAGAAGAGAAGACCATCACGTGTCCTTCGCAGAGTTTGCTCACTGCAATGGTAGAAATATGATTGAGGTGTTATGCAGAAAACAGACTTCGGTTTAAGACTTAGGACAAGGTCGAAACATTTAATCTGATTTCTAAGTAGAAATATGCCACCTGATGATAATCATTTTAGTAAGAGCCGCGTGTGTGATGACGGGAAATTCCTTTTGTTTGAACAAAGAGATGGCGTCGATTGAGGGAGATAAGAGGTAACAGAGCCTTCTGTTGTATGTAGCCGGTTTGCAGGGAATTGAAACCTCTTTTTCCTCGTTAATGATGTGAAGGTGAAGCACAGTATCCGGAGTTAATTATCTATGTTTATAGGTTTATTACATCTTTTGAGCTAAATATATCATGGTCGCTGCTCTTCTCATTCCTTTATTTGTAAGGAGATTGCATTGCAGCCCCTAGAGAAGAGAATTCCTATTTCATCAAATTTGCCGATCTATCAATAATATTACTAGTTTAATCTCGTTTCGTAAAATATGGTATACAGCTTTTCTAGCTTCCATTGACATCAGGTACAAGGTGTTTGGGCAGACGCTCAGAGTAGTTTCGAAAGCGTAGTTTGCTCTAAGAGTATCGGACAGTATGGGGGTTTCATGCATGAAGGATATGTAGGCCAAGAAAGTATGGCGAAGATGGTTTTGATGGCATGCATTTTCTGTTGATATGAACCATGGAAATAGTTCATACTCGGAGCCCTACATGTGCATGTGTTATGTGCTGGTGAATCAAAGCAATTCTGTGTTGTGTCTCGTGAGTGGGAGTCATATGGCTCCATGTCACGCAAATGAGCCGAGAGGAAATAATAGCACTTCTGAGCAGAGTTGGTGGTTGACTGGTTGTAGTGACTCATCGTCGTCTCTCTTTTTAACCTTCCCAGGTCCTCATGGTTGTTTTGTTTGTCCTTTAGTCCATGTCTCAGTGCTTTGTAGTATTAGTTTTCTATGTTTTTATGTCCTCTAGATAAAATGAATAGGAATAGGACCACTGCTCCTCCTCGACAAAACACACATCAAATTTGAGGTTACTCTCTAGCTTCGCGCTATTTTCCTTGTTTCCTATGCATTGGTGCGAGGCTATAGTATTATTCAGTGTGCTTGAAGCAATAACCTAATTTATTTATAACTTGAGGATAATATTTGCAGACCCATGAGTTTTAGTAAAGACACTACCCATGACCCCTTTCTATTGAGGGATCCATATTGGCAAGAACCCTATGTTAAGACTTGAGTTATGATGGACTTGTTCTTCGATTACATCAATTTAGGCGAGGGATTAAAAGAGTAAATCATTGATATTTGGTTAAGAATCATTACACTCGAGAGTTACAACAAAGTGTGCAACAGCATTAGTCCCACAACCTCCAAAATGACCCTCCCACTGCATCTCTTAATAAAGTCCTCAAATTAGCTTAGAGAAAACTCAACTCTGAATAGTCTGAGAAATGGATCCGGCTCTCAGTTTGAATTCATGATGCTTGGATAACAATTTGAAGGCCGACATGTCATCCTTATAAATCCAATTGTTATAAGAATGCAATAATTACTGATAAGATAAAAATCATAGAAGACTAGGACTCCATAGCAATATTGTTGTCATTTATACAACCATTTAACTGAATAAAAATGACTTGACGACATCAGATTGTTATCTAAGCAAATTAAAAAAATATAAATCCGAGCAAAGAAATCAAATCCTTGACCTCATGGTCGCCGAAAACCGAATGATCCTCACAATCGGTTTGAATGAGACAGAGAATTTTGTTATAAACTTAACAGTTATAGTCTCAATATAAAGAAAAACAATTTCAGAAAGACTCAGAGATTTCCTAGGAGAAAGGGATATATGTTTTGGTCGGACCAAAACAAAGTGATACTATATTATTTGGTTAAAAACAGAGCCTGCAGATTGATAATCAAAAGAGTAATCATTTTAGAATTATAAACCCCATCATCAACAATCACAGATTCACAGCCACTCATCATTTTGTTTTTTATTTTAATCACCCCTTTTCCTTAAATATATTTGTTCTTAAGGAGTAAATTTTATCAACAAAATGATTCCAACTTTTTACTGTGTAAAATAATAAGAACCCACAATCTCCAATATTAATGTCTGTCATCCATTCAAACTCCTCCCATGAAAAAGCTAAGCACTCCTGACATTTTACCAGTCTCCTCTCTTTACCACACACTCTCTCTCTTCCCCCTTTCTCTCACATTTTTCAAACCCTCTTTGCTTTCCCAGTGACCCAGAGAGCAAAAGAAAAGCTACAAAAGGACTTAAAGCCTGTCTGTAATCTAAACCATCTTTATCTTTTGCATTCACCCAAACAAGAGAGGAGCTCTTCATGAAGTTCTCCATGTTCTTCTTCCTGGGTTTGCTCTCTTTACTCTTCCAGCATTCTCACTCCACCACAATGCTGGTAGATGGAATTTCAGAGTGGAAAAACCCTACTGTTCATGTAGGAGACTCCATCAGTAAGTACTTGTAACTTCATTGCAAATTTGCTCCAACAATTTGCTTATTTTTTTAATGATATATTTCAAAGTTGGTACTTGGGTTGCATATAGACTTGAACCGACTCTTTCTCTTGTACTTTTCAGTTTTCCAGCATAAGTATCACTACAACCTCTACATTTTCCAGAACCAAGGAGCCTTCAATGTCTGCAATTTCACTCAAGCCACACTTCTTAACAAACCCGATTCCACATCCTATACGGTATGGCATCTATTTCCCTGAGACAGTCACAGACTAACATTAACATGTTTTTCTGACTTTTATGTAGTAGACAGTAAATTGGCCCTGCTTTCATTTGAGTTCTTGAGAAATAGCTCGACTAGTTTTAATCTGTATTTGACACTCTGAACTCTGGTTTTCAAGGGATAGTCCATAAAATAAGTAGGATTTGATTATTGCCTCATTGATTTGACCTGCCTAACTTAGTCCTTCATGCATTACCAATTAAGTGGTGTTTTTAAACTTGGGTTGTGCTTCAAACAAGTATTTTCCATCTGGGTATGTCATAATTGTCTACTAGATTTGAGCTTTTAAACTAAGTTTGTATTAATAGATAAGTGCTGCTTTCAAAAGAAATTGTGCTCAACATAATTAGCTCCCATTTTGGATGTGATAATTGGTTCAAAGAGATGTTACAAAGTACTGTTTTTAAACTTGGGTAGTGCTTCAAATAATGTCATATATGTCTAAAAGATTCGAGATCTCAGACATGCTGTTGAACTTGGGTTTACAAAATATTGTGCATGAATCAAGTAGTCCCATCTGGGTATGCCATAAGTTTGTCAAAGATTTTAAGTTTCCTGACCAAACATTTCTTAACTTTGCAAGTGGCACCCATCACGGCCTGGCTTCTTCTACTTCTCCTTCAGCAATGGTTCTCTGCTCAATACATGCCAAGACACTCAAAAGCTTGCTATAAGAGTTTCTTTAACAACAATGGCTCCAGTGGCTGCCCCAGAACCCAGTTCCAAGACAGGTTCTGGTGGCCGGGGAGGCAGTGGTGGTGGTGTAGTGTCATCTTCTCCAACATATCCATGGCCTTTCCAGCCTCACCAAGCTTCCTTATCGCCAAGTCCAGAGCCAAGTGTCGGCTCTTTACTTCCAAATAAAGGTGGTGGCATGCCATTTATCAACAGCAACCCTGCTGTTCCTCTGCCTACTGGTGAAGTCGATTCTGCTACAATCCGCCCTATACCTACCTCTGGCCACCAAGGACAGGTATCCCAATTCGCTCTCTTGATTTACATTGCATTGCTATGTCTGCTTATGCATGCAATTCAATATCTGATTAATAGTTTTTGTTCATAGACTTGAGTATGATGAATTGTGCTTTTCTTCAAATCTTTGAAATGAAAGGTGAGTACATTTTCTGATCATTGATCAGATGACCTGTGAGTTGATGTTTTAATCAACAGTTAGTCATAATAATTGATGTAAATACTAAGATGTGGTCACACAATGTGCTCCATTTAGCACCAGAATGAAGTATGCCTACACATATGCTTCAATCCTATACTAAGCAGCAGTTTGGTAACAGAAGTCTGTTAAACATCGCCTTCTTTTTATTTTCACTTCTGGTTGTGATGGTTTGTTGATCGGGTTTCCTTTGTATATTGACAGCAGGTGTTGGTGGGGTTATTTGCTGCTCAAATGGCTCTATTTAGTGTGGTTCTCTTGATGCTATAAAAATGTTGAGAGATTAAGAGAGAGAGAGAGAGAGAGAGAGAGAGAGAGAGAGAGAGATGGTCTGTAATATGTGTAGGTAAATCCGATTAGGTTAATGTGCACCAGACAGTGGTTTTGAGTCTAAAGTAACTTTAAGAGTGATGATTATACCATGTATTGGAGATGCTCTTAGTCCCTACTTTGGAAATCATTAGCACTTTTCATCCTTTGTTAAGCAATCAGTAGCCATCTTTTATTTTCTGCTTGCTTGATCCTGCTCTTTTCCTCTTCCTCTTGTGTTTTTGGATGAATTTAAAATTTGAAAGTCACAAGACCAAATACTTGTTGGCTTAGGAAGTAATCCTTGCATAGTGGTACTCAAGGAAAATTTTAAAATTAATGATGCTTTATTCCATTTAATCTAAAAATAAATTTCAAGCAAAAGATTAAATCTGAACCACACAATGTGGGTCTGTGGCTGAATGATTAGTGGGCATAGTGTCTATAGTGCTGTCCAACTTCTATCACAGCTTGTTATGAGCAACTCCATAAACTGTGGATATGCCAGTTTGATTAAGATCATGCCAGTATGATGAAATGATCATGCTATGACAAAAAGTAGAGTTTATGTGCAGGTTGTTGTGGCCCAAATAATTTGTCAACTAATGATTTTCCAAACTCGGTAAGTTCTAGCAGGGGCTTCTGATTTTCATATTCTTTTGTTCTACATAATAAACCATATTATAAATTTATAATTATATTCCCATGGACCAACACTCTTAAGTTGGATTTGTGTTTTGGAATCAAAGAAAGCAGTTGGCTTCGCGCCAAGGCAAACTATATTATTATGAAAAGGAAGCAACGGACTTAACTATTCTTACAGACTTCACAGAATATCATATCATGAAGCAATGAATTTGTGCCTTGTTGATATGCTAGAAGGCAAAAAAGACCATCAATATGGACTTTATAAACTTAATACTCACACATTTGCGCATTCTCCTACTCATTTAGAGAGTAAAAATTTGGAGTTTGCAAGGTGATTCCAGAAATGGACCTTGAATTAGGACTCAAGATCAGCCATACTACGGATGATCTTACTTCCTCTTCTGATTTTCGGATTGCGAAGAACAAATCTGCCCCTGTTTTCATATCCAATGAAACGGAAACCTCGTTCATCCTCACTGCCCACCTTAAAGGTCAATACCATTTTCATTCATCTTTGTGAGTATTTGTTTGTTTTGGTATTTATGAAAGTTTTTCAGGTAACTTCAGGTTATAAAAAAGAGCATGTTGATATTGACATTAATGAAGAAGGAACTCAGCTAGGCATTACTGTTGAGAAACCAGTTCATGAGAAGGTGATGTCAGGATGGTCAATGAAAAGCAAAGAAGGGGAGACAAGGGGATTTAGAAAAGTCTTTCGGATCCCAGATGGAGTGGTTTTGAGTCGAATCAAGGCCAAGTTTAATGATCAAGACTCAACTCTCAAAATCTTCATGCCAAAAGTGGTGAAAGGAGTCGTTGGCGTTGGGGTTAAGGAACTGCAAGAAGAAGGGGTGATCATAGGGAGACCACAGATGACAGAAGCTGCGACTGATGAGGTTCCTGAAACTGAGAAAATGAGAATGAAAAAGAACTCTCAGGCTAAGGGAAAAGAGGTAGAAAAAGAAACCTACACGAAAGAAATTGTATTGGATGATCAAGAGTTGCAGACCAAGGATCCAAGAGAAACTAAAGGTGGAGGGATGGAATCAGAAGAAAGTAAAGAACAAAAGATTGCAGAGAATAAAGAAGCTGATAGGATTGAGAGAGAGGATGCTGAACGAAGAAGCAAGGAAGAAACACATGGAGGTGTCAAGAATGATAAAAGCACTGAAGCAACTCATAGAGTTGCTAAACCTTCACAAGAAATTGAAGAAACTGAAACTCGCATCGAAGAACCTGCTAACTCAAACGAAATGCCAGAAGCAATGCCAGAGAAGAAGAAATTACTTGACAAGTGTGAATGTTCTGAAATGGGGAAAGGAAAGGATGTGGGTGAGAAATCAACTGCAGAGAAGAAGCTTGCTGCATCAGAAAAGTCCAAGTTGCTCTCCACTCCTTTGATCATTGCAGGTTCAGCCCTTCTCGTCTCTATTGTACTGCTAGCAATTTACAGGATTAGGAATAGAAAGAAATAGTTTTCATTTGTGTACTAAAGCTATACATATATCACTTTTACTTTCTCTGTTCTAGCAGATATGATTGATGTCAATGTAGTACAACACTACTACACTTGATAAATACATGGGACTAAAACCATGGTGGCATGGTGCATATTCAGATTGAAATACGATTAGAAACACCATATGCAATTACGCACTGTACACACCAAAAGAAAACACATAAATCTTTTGACACAAATACATATATCAAGCTCTAAGCACAGCCGAAGAAAACCCCAGGTTACTGTCCGCACAAACCCTTCTCTTTCAAAGGCAAAAATACATATATAAGTTCTAATACAAGGCCAAACCCAGCTTACCAGGTCCAGGTTACATCCACTGCTCCAGGAGGATACAAATTGGTGCACAATACATCTTTCGTCTGTCTTTTATACACGTCACTAAAAACTGGAATTTACACAGGAAAAGCGACTAATGTTTCCTATTACTACAACAGTATTATGTTATAGACTTATAGTAATAAACTGGCTAGACGTCATTGAAAGCTAATTATACGACCAACACTCACAGCTAGTTACTCTTACACCATTTGAAACTTTTTACATTACAGTTGATAATAATAAGGATAGCTTGGCCAACAAGATAACACCCAACGACAAAGAGAAGATATATCTTTGACGCACGATCCTTCCCAGAGTTTTGATAGCTTCTACCTTGCATTGATGGTGACAAAAACAAAAAGCCATCAGTATTAATAATTTCTCCATCACCTCCATTCACACATGGTAAGATGGGTTAAAATAGTACTACTCATCAGAATGAAGAACAGCAACAAAGATGGGGGACGACGATGAGAGTACTTAGAGGCATGCAGCCATATATATATATATATATATATATATATATATATATAGAAGAAGTACATGGTGGATGACCTGAATGAAGGATGGCTTTAATATCTATTGTTGGAGATTGATATACCAATGCAGCTATAGGTTGCCTTTCCTTGGTGACATGATCATCATTGTGATTCTTAAAATTAATTTGGTTGTATAATTTTATCTACGCGGGATTGTTTTGGTACCACCAAAGATTTGCCATTAATGACACATTTATTAACTTAAAATTGAACATATCATAAATCGGTATAAACTACAATGAGAGACGAAATATTTCATTTCCATTCAGCTATTTGGTTACTATAAGGAATCATAATAGGAAACCACATGAAATCAAAATTAAAACTATTTTGATTATTAAAATATCCCTACAAGAATCGAAGCTACAGGTATTAACAATTTTTTTTAATTTTATTTTAAGATTGATGAAATTCCCAGCAATATTAGCAATTTGCATAAAATGATAATCACATATATTTGATGTTGTTGTTGCTATCTGATTGATAATACAATATATATTTCTAGGGTTGGGTACTTTAGAGATATTAAATTAAGCAAGTGTATTTTAGGGATAAAAAGTTGATTCCATAGGCTTTGATTCCTAAACTCATCGATTGAATTAGGGGATCGTATGAAATCAATTATTGATAAGGAAGTGGGACCCACATCCATTCAAATTTCTTGATGTGTTAGTAAATGCTAGAGTTCTCTCATCCTGGAATCAATTCTGTCATTCTCAATTAGGTAAAAGTTATAAATGGTTCTCGTGGTTTGGGGTCATGGTTATGTTCGTCACCGTGGTTTAAAAATGATTAATTTTGGTCCTCGTGTTTTATATATCGACTAATCATAGTCTAATGATAACATTTTGTCTAACACCGTCAGTAAGGTTCTCACGGCGACATCATATATGATGAGATAATTATGTCTTATACATTCCTTATCAAACAAAAAAAATAAAAGTTAGATAGAATTATAAGGAAAATGAAAAAGCAAATTACTAAGAATAAGGAAGAACTCCCATAACCTAGGAATAATTGTCATGGCGTATTAAAAGAATTCTTTCTTCATCTTATCCTTGTTTCTTTGTCTTGTTGATCAAATTAATCTTCCTAATTCTCACTTCTTTTCCCCGTAATAGTTTTGACCCTTTTACAAATTGCCAAAGTTTTGTATGAAATTGATGGATAAGAAGAATATTGAATACTAGAATCAAACCAAGCCATATAAAATTTTTAAATCTAATACCATTTTTGCATTTGATAGATGAATATTGATTTTAAATTTTACATCTTAATCGCACCAAGGGTTGAGTTCCAATGCAAATATCTGAGATAAATCATGTCGCCGATTAACTTTATTCTGATTGTGGGTGTTAGAATTTATGGTTATTTTCATTCATTATATTCTAGACAAATTGCCTCAACATGTGACGCGCACATACGTGTCTCACTAACGGTGATAGATAAAATGTTATCATTGGACTATGATTAGTCGATATATAAAACACAAGGACCAAAATTAATCATTTTTATACCACAGTGGCAAACGTAATCATGACCCCAAATCACGAGGACCATTTATAAATTTTACCATTCTCAATTTCATTCTAGGTTGTAAACGTGTCATAATTGTCTTATGTTCGTGAAAATGAATTCCATATGTTGCTAGCTAGCCGCCACTTAAACATCATCTCTGTTATCCACTTTACTTCGTGCTTATGTTAGAGAATTTGGCTAATTGCAATTTTCTACTCTACATTCGAAACTTTTAACTCATAGAATGAAACATGATGTTCCAAAGTAGTAACAAATTTATATCTCCTGTTGGTTTGATTATCCATTTTAGCTTTTTTATCTGGTAACATTAGACCTTGAAATCAATGAAAAAGATCAATGGATTTGCAGCAAAATTTTTCCCACTGTAATCCAAGTACCAAAAAGAGGAGAATCAAAGCAATAAATATCATCAGGGATGACTTCTTGAAATAAAGGTAAAGAAAGGAAAACTAGTGCCATGACTTAGATGATCCTAGAAAAATGGTAGTATCTTAGATTATTTTCGTGAGAAGGGTTTCAGGTAAGGCCATTAAAGTAATTCAATATATTTCTGGAGTTACTAATTTTCTCCATGAAGTCATAAAGTTCCTTTCTTTACCTTTGTTAGAACTTTAATAGCTATGTTAGTTAATGTTGTTAAATTGTTATAATAAGGCTTGCATAAATCTTAAGTCATGAGCTTGTCCAAACCATAGGCATTTTGAGGCTATTCTAGAAGCAATCATTTTCAAAATGGGTTAATAGATTTAAAATAGGAGAGTGAGATTGCACACCCTCAATTACAATCTACATACACTAACTCACTTTTAGGTATAAAATTGTCAAAAATGATATTGCCCTGGACAACTTGAAGAGAAAAAAATTGGGACATTTTTGATCTTTTCATATTTTGCAACAAAATTATTCCCACAAAGGTCTAAGAATTCAAAAAATTGCTACCTCACTTGGGAAACTCTTACATTCTTAGAAGCTTTGTCTCTCTCCTTCACCGTCCTCTTCTTCATCACTTTATGTCTCCTAATCTAAAACCTTCATCAGTCCTAATATGAAACCTTGCTTAGCCGCTTTAAATCTAATAGCTGTCTCAGAAAATCTTAAAGAATAGATACCGACATGGTTAAGCAGGAGGTGTCAAATTCCTGGGGATTGGTTGATGATTCTTTGAAGCTATTAAGCAGGAGGTGGCGGGTCTAGTACCTAAACGGTCCCCCACAGGAGAGGCAATAATGTAGCATGTTGGTTAGCAAAAAGGGGCGTCTACAACTTCTACAACTTTTTTTTTTCCGGTCAGCAAGTGAGGCTTTGAGTGTATATAAGTATATGGAAAGAATTACAAATGGTCCTCGTCCTCTGCAAAACATTCCTTTCAACCATGGAATGTTCTTAGACCCTACCACACCGGTTTATGTAGAAAGAAGCTCCATGGCACTGTTGGAACGT
The window above is part of the Fragaria vesca subsp. vesca linkage group LG2, FraVesHawaii_1.0, whole genome shotgun sequence genome. Proteins encoded here:
- the LOC101294229 gene encoding uncharacterized protein LOC101294229, with product MDLELGLKISHTTDDLTSSSDFRIAKNKSAPVFISNETETSFILTAHLKGYKKEHVDIDINEEGTQLGITVEKPVHEKVMSGWSMKSKEGETRGFRKVFRIPDGVVLSRIKAKFNDQDSTLKIFMPKVVKGVVGVGVKELQEEGVIIGRPQMTEAATDEVPETEKMRMKKNSQAKGKEVEKETYTKEIVLDDQELQTKDPRETKGGGMESEESKEQKIAENKEADRIEREDAERRSKEETHGGVKNDKSTEATHRVAKPSQEIEETETRIEEPANSNEMPEAMPEKKKLLDKCECSEMGKGKDVGEKSTAEKKLAASEKSKLLSTPLIIAGSALLVSIVLLAIYRIRNRKK
- the LOC101293943 gene encoding uncharacterized protein LOC101293943; this translates as MLVDGISEWKNPTVHVGDSIIFQHKYHYNLYIFQNQGAFNVCNFTQATLLNKPDSTSYTWHPSRPGFFYFSFSNGSLLNTCQDTQKLAIRVSLTTMAPVAAPEPSSKTGSGGRGGSGGGVVSSSPTYPWPFQPHQASLSPSPEPSVGSLLPNKGGGMPFINSNPAVPLPTGEVDSATIRPIPTSGHQGQQVLVGLFAAQMALFSVVLLML